Genomic window (Gadus chalcogrammus isolate NIFS_2021 chromosome 3, NIFS_Gcha_1.0, whole genome shotgun sequence):
GGAGGAGACGCGGAGAACGCTATGCTGATTGTTGCACCGATAGAATAACATcttttggtggaggcagtgTGATGGTGTGGGGCAGCATCTCCCACACTGGAAAAACAAGGCTTGTCATCATTGGAGGAAATCTCCATGATGAGATTCTGCAACCAGTGGAAATCCCATATCTCCACCGTCTGGGACTGAACTCTATCCTCCAAGATGACAACGCTCGCCCCCACAGGGCGGGGTTTATCAGAGACTACCTCCAGAATGTGGGAGTGGAGAGGATGGAATGGCCTGCTAGCAGTCCTGACCTCAAGCCCATTGAACACTTGTGGGATCAGCTTGGGTGTGCTGTTCGTGCCAGAGTGACCAACACAACCATGTTGGCTGACTAGCGACAAATGCTGGTTGAAGAATGGGATGCCATCCCACAGCAGTGTGACAAGGCTGGTGaccagcatgaggaggaggtgccaggctgttgtggctgtgtatggTTCTTCCACACGCTACTGAGGCTCCTGTTtgtgaaatgaataaatagtcaAATTGCCATTATGTCTTATATCTTCAAACTTCAATCATCCAatccaccaaacaccaaacgagTCAATGGCAGAATAAGCTGTTTGGCATTGGCAGAGAAGATTTGTCAAAATGTTCATGGCcgcaacccacatactcagctctgctgctcatcccacaagtGCATGTTCCTAACAAATGAGGCACCATTCGAAAGGGAATTATACAGTGTTTCGAACAGCataagatttattgccaaaaagcattgttaccacagagaaataatcaacCTAACACAAATGTCCTTACTTTTTGTTTAGATAATTTAATTTGTGAGGAAATATTTCaaagatgtgcaacttctgatgcattagttcacatttCGGTTTACGAATGCAGTATTTTTGTGCATGTTCttagattatgaaacacgggtgtatGAATgtagcctggctaacgccagacctcatctcaatctacattgagatgaggtcttgGAACCACACATTAATTACCAAGACATCCTTCTTGGTAATGAAAGAGTTTAACGCTGAAAGTTgctattttttcaaaataaacttcGGTGTGTCGCATttacgtcgtcatcgtcttgccgtccctccccgttctgtgattggttccctatctcaggcaaaaatcggatccatggaatccaggctgcctagcagcgCAAAATGAAATCGCGTGCAAGGCAGCATGGCACCAGGCTAGtatgaatgtgttttgcaccaactgcgctggaGTGATTGAGGCAAAAGTGTCAAGTGCATGACTCTTTGAAGTTGTGATGCACAGAATAGgttttgtgcacctgtaacaaaGGACTTGTAACTCCTAGCCCCtattgtgtttacaatggtagaaaaaataaaacttttgcTACTTTAATACCTTCAACCATTTCATTGCATCAGACTTTTGTATGGCCCACTGATGGATGACGATGAGTGACAGAGGAGTGAGGATCAGTGTGATCAAACTGCTGGAATGGTTTGTGATGTCATCTTGCACAGAAGTCAATCAGACCGCAATAATATGACCCCTTTTTAATGCTGTCCCCGTGTTTGATTACTCAGCCGAAGCTGATAATTTAGGGAATGTTGTGCGATAACGTTGAACCACAGCTTGTCTAGAGTCCCTATAAGAGGGCATCAAAGACCTCAGAATAGGTCAGGAATTAACCCAAAAACAATGGAGAGAGGGAACTCCATCCTTGACGTGGAAAGGATCTATGGGCCCATGAGGATAAACTGTTTGTAGCGGAGTGGCTGTCTTGGAATGTGTGCAGCTATCGTATCTGCTGGGGCAGAAACAAGCTGGCAAGGTCACACTGGCAGGAAGGCGGATCCCTGAGATCAGATTACAGAGCCTAGCGTGCTCCGCTCCTGCAGTCTAAACATGCGCCCCCTCAGTGCTGAAAGGAAAGGGAACCGGGGCTACATTTCACACCGTGAATGAATAACACGGCAGCAAAGGGCTTGCCCGCACCTCAGGAAGGTATGACTAGAACTCCAAAAGAGGGGTGAGAACATGCCAGCACAGAGGGAGGACTTGGTGAATGAAACAAAGACATCTCTGCTCACTGTTTGAACAATTGTTATCTAATCACATGTTGAACGACGCTAGCTGTAAACGCAATACTCTGGTCAATTCTTTCAAACGATAATGAACCAACCAAATCAAACTGAAAAGATCTTGGATTCTACAGTCCACCCTCTACAACCCTTATCACTCAGAAACCGAGTCCGCTGCCTGGCTCAGTTGCTGCAGACTGACCGGAGGGCATGTTTAAAGGACTCCTGTTTCCGTGACCCGGGTTTTCCGTGAACAGGGTTTCAGTGActcgctgctgctgccgccccaACCACCATCTTGGCCATTTCTCTGTATGATGATAATGACCCAATCACCCATCTTTAGTTAGTCAATGAGCAGGCCTGGGTGGGGTACCTCTTCTCAGACCCATATTGTTAGTGTTCTCACAGCAGGTGTTCCACAGCGAATAAGACTTCAATTTGTGCAATTTGACCAATTCTTCAGAATCCTTTTACTGGAACAGTTGGGAAGTTTTTTATCATCTACATTTTATGAATAGTAGTATCCATTCTTTATGTTGGACATTCTAtttaatacccccccccccccctccccctcaattAAAGGCTGGCACCAAGCAGGCATCCTGCATCAGTAGAGGTGTGAAGGGCCACTCTTagtacatatttttgtatagtcTATGAGATCTGCCCTCGGGGACTTGTAAAGTAACCTCAACCCAAGGACTGTCATATGCTTATCAAGGGCCCCTACTAGCGCTACTTACAGAGTGGACCTCTGTCCTGCTGTTTGGGTGGTCTgaggttgggggaggggcttcgGGTGTGGACCACTCCTCCTGTACCTCTGGAGTAGAGCCCTGCTCTCCATCAAATGCCGCCCACGAGTCCTCGTCTGCCGGCCCTGCCTCCTCGCTGAAGGCGCTCCAGCCCGCACCCGCTTGCGGCGCCACGTCCACCGCGACCGAGCTGAAATTCCCGAAGCTGTCGCTGCCTGGGAACTCAGTGAACTGGCCTCTGTCCTTGTCATCGTTGCTGTTGTAGTTGCTGTCCTCAAGAGGAagaggctcctccccttcctcctgctcctcctctgttcCCGCAGGTTCAAACCTTTGGGTGTTAAAATCCCCAAAGTCCTCGTCTTCTTGGTCCCCTGGGACCTGCTGGTCTGCGGTCGACTGGGTGCTGGGCAGGCCGTGCTCCACCTGGACATCTAACTGGTCAAAATGAGCAAAGTCTTGATCACTGAAGCCATCACCGCCGTCAAAACCCCTAATACCCACGTCCTGGTCTTCTGGCGGCGGGCTGTGATGGTTGGGCGCAGCAGAGTCCTCCTGGGGTAGGGCAGAGGGCCCCAAGCCTGTAGTGCTGGGGTCCCCACACAGCTCTGGGGGGTCCTGGTCCAACGAGGTCCGAGTCTCTGTCCCGTTTCCAGTGGCCTCCTCCACTGACCGTTCAGTTGTTTCTTCCTTGCCGGTCCTTTCTTGAGGAGTGCAGTCTTCGCCACTGCCCGCTGTCTCTTCAGCCCTGTCATCACAAAACCCGTTCAGAGCCAGCATTTCTGTCGTAGTGCAGAATGTATTTAAGTGCTCAGGAAGGCAGTCCGGTTGTTTTGATTTGGTATCTGAGAGACCGCCCTGCTGCTGGCTTGACGGTACGTCTGGGAGCTCACAAGAGGATACGGATTCTGAGCCATCCAGTCCAACTCTGTGTGCTTCCTCCATGTCCCCCTCTAAAGTGATTCCCTGGTCTATGTTAGAGTAGACTGGGCTGGGACCCTCCCGGAGTGAGCAACCCCCGAACGGGCTGTGTGAAAcctctgctgtgtgtgcagTCGGACTGTCGCTGGCTCCAACATCTGCGAAAGCAGCAAAGTCTGCAAATTCGTCATCCCGGCTTTCAGGCGGGACAGCTTCCGTGTCCTCTGGGGAGGCTCCGGTTCTACAGCTGTTGACAGAATTTTGCAGTGAAGGAATTCCCTGAACATCGAGCATCTTAAACCCGTTTGTTAAAACCTCCGGGCCTTCGCCGTTGCAATCCACAGGGAGCAGACCGCAGGAGAGAGCCTTTTTAGTTTCTCCCACCGTCCTTTCCGAAGGGCAACTGCTGTGGCGGCCACCGGACAAGACCCCGTTGGCCTTGGCCGGGTCCCCTTCCTGGGTGTGGGGAGCGGCGGTGCTCGGGTGGCCTGCCACACGCCCGTTATTTAGGAGTTCAGGCGGGGAGGTAGCATTGAGCGCCTGGACCTGGTTGAACGTGGTGGGTGTGTCAAACTCTGTGAGGCTGACACTGTGGGGGACGCTGGAGAAGCCATCAAAGTCTCCAAAGtcatcttcctcttcaccaTCCTCCAGCgggggaggagacgaggagtaCATCCGAATCACATCTGGCTCCATGATTCTCAACAGTTACTCCACGATATTCCTGTAGGGAAACAGAAGATCATCAGATCTGTATTCTGAGGTGATCGGATCCATGCAAACATGTATTATGGGAATATTAACTAGACACAGAAAAGTACTATGGCGCTACTACAGCAAAGGAAACGTATAGGTATGATGCATATAATAAacaatcatgcataataactaCATATTATCTGGAAACAACCTCAAACAAACGACCTGGGAATGTCTCTTCTTTTAGGGAGCTGAAACTTCCACCCATTCAGGTGTTCAACAAGTTAATACAACTTGGACAATTTCAATATTCTTGAGCAAACAGATACATAAAGTTCAGTTTGAAATGCATTTCAATTAGTCACATCTCGGCATGAATCCCGAGTCTACCATGACATGAAGAATATGAAGGTTCAGAAGAACCAGCATCACTCCAGGTATGTTACTATATAGACAGGTGGCTGGGGTCTGTAACGTGGAGGTCCTCTGGACAAGCGATGTATACGGTAATGATTCCTAAATCGGATTAGCTCAATATACATCAGCATCTATATAGACATCTACATGGATATACAAGTCCTGACCGAGTTGGAGTGGAAACACTGGCAGACTAACGAAGAGGCGAAGCTAGCTCGGCTCTACACCAAACCTGTTTGACGTATGGCCCCAAACCCTTTTTATACAAACGACAGAGATTTGAACCATAATGCAGGTAAGACATTAAACTCTGTGCTCTCCAACCCGAGTGGAGACCCTGTTATGACGGAGCCCGGTGGGTGTCAACAGTCCATCACTGTCATCATGAACTCCGGTTCAACCGCTAGCACACAGCAGGTGGACGTGTGGAGAACACACTTTTTGTCCGCGAAGACACTACGGTACGAACAGGCTCAGCGAGGAGACAACTTTAGTGGCTATCTGCGTAGCTAGCAGCTAGCAGCGACATGCTACCTGGTGGAGCTAGtggagctagcggagcttccgGTTAGAGAGGAGCCGCGGGAGCTGACCGTGGGAGCGGGGCGGTGAGGTCCATGTCCCGGTCCACCGACGGACTCCCGTTGGATTAAAGTCACCAATCAGGATGGAAACTATGAAAGACCACTGAGGTGGAGTCGGCCAGCTGAAGATAACACTATAGGACCCGAGTCACCTGAACTCGCCCGACGAatacccagaatgcattgctttGACATGACATCGGCAGGTTCCGGGAATCCTCGGTacgtttcttcttcttcttctttcgtgtttatttatttggcgaTTGGCAAACCAATAtggtgcattaccgccacctactgtttGGTTTAGAGCTTCGATGGAGATTATACGTTATAAACTATGCAAAAGaacaaaagtaaataaacaaaatcatgTAAATAGAAAACAACTGATTAAATTATAATCTGTCAAATAAACCTGTTGCTTTTAGATAAGTCATTACATGTTTCCATGCTGGTGGTCTCAGTGTGGAAAATGAGAGTAAACCCTCTAAGGTCAAGCTTGTTTGACCCAAAGCTTTAACATTTTTCAACAGCTCCCTTCTCTCCAAATTGTACGCTTCACATTGTAGTAAAACATGCTCCACTGTTTCTCTTCCATTACATTTTGGGCAGACCCCTGTTTCATGTTTGCCTATGATGTTCATACTGTGGTTAAGACATGTGTGCCCTATGCGTGGTCTTGTGATGATAACCTCACATCTTCTGTTCCAGTAGCCCTGTCTCCTTGTTACCACCTGCCTCTGAATTATATGCAGGAACCGACCCTAATTTTCCCTATCCCATTGTTCTTGCCACACCTTGTTGAgctgcaacccggtatcacgcgatttcgtgctcatgcgcacaaacgttaatctattgaatcgtgttccagagcacgatagtcagacttttttcgtgctacacagaacaaaagtaaaccaatgcattctgaatgggagtgttctcagacaattaacgtgctccacaaaacgctacgagagagagagagaaagagagagagggagggacagagagagagagcgagagataggcTTCAGAAAGgatgtgcgcagatagtacagtgcaccctagttatgtttatgccaaaaccacaaatgttatttatatatatatatatatattggctatatatataattaggctataataatattattttgcgtgtaatgagacaatctatagccaaattgtcgaagatgcccgacaatctccggaaatatcagcatgggaaatcggcgcatcagacccataAACCTATAGCCTacagaaagacgtcatctcaagcgggagagaacgcttgcggtgctggtttgtgtcacgtaagtacagggctctcaagtctcatgcattcggcgtgagacacacgcaattcaacccatgcacacgctcgaacctggtctcacgaaaatacgtgacactgtcacgttatttaatctattgaaaggtgatcagggacacgtattttctaaattttggatttcaattggaagtatttgtcgtgtcactaagcacgacttccaaactaaggttctgcgtagagatcattcattgttgaaaattgtctgtgataactaacaaatgacagcttttggccacccgtttctactttcacctttgattctgagaaattgtgacagttcacggatatattaaatgcaggtgcgctgctctgtaggcaaaccgcgaatgaaaaaagggtagctgcttcatctgttctttttagaattgtatgtcttgatgtttattttatctagccatctattctcttgtttttggctatgtcaatgaaagtctgcgtcgatgtctcgcaagtccagtgtcgcgagcggacgttgccatgacatctagaaatcataccgtatttaatgggttatcattaatattgatgtgtaggggttgattataattcgtgaataatattgtttataccacggtctgggggaatactcgtattctgattggctgcagggcgtgcattaactcctgatataggcctacagacacctgctaagtagttccagtcagtgtttagattctctgcccgagcccgagcccgagccggaccggacgcgggccgggtcgggccgatatttcccaccactatcctcgggccgggcctttgattgagcgtttttatttttattttatcattggtttattggcctaatcggaggagaaatctatgccataaacagaaatattttaggcctttattacacgggtcttctcaatgccgtggaacgctccgttcacttgcatgggtattAGTCCtgtgacttgtcaaccccagcgtcttccgttgctaagcgacgtcaccgtcgcTTGCGGACAAataatttctctgctgatcaacactatgaatggccaaaagacttgtatgcccccccttaaataaatactatggcagaattattattattatcattattattattctcattcagtttgaacatgtgtttttacagcagagtggtggagggatgacgtatgttggccaacccggaagtgagcgtcgccctgggttcccttgacaaaaagccaacgggtttttccattggattttggattattgcagaaacacttgcatctttgaagcacctcctcaaaaactgaaaataaataaataaataaaaataaccgtgctctaaagaacgaaatgtaaaccaaagtattctgaatgggagtgtttctctgatttttccattctacacagaacgaaatgtaaacccatgcaaataaagacttcataggcataataatttgaatatcattaatctcctgagtttgtagggtggtattctatttttttcaacggggctgcatccagtcacttgaccgtcatggttgctatggtggttggtatcgaccgcccccctctaatccttacatggctctaaaaaccacgcggcaaaggggCGGCCgtcaattgtcttgtttttgtcgtaaattagggtccgatggttaaaaaatagacagatattccaaggtatccttaaaaggcagcttggatgtttttattttctgcagtttagacttctactataacctatttttgaaagcaaaacaccaagctcattgatttaacgaggcagggttatttgaaacaatttattaaataaatatttgtgagatgtcattacttctcctgagtttgcttcctatttatgtctagtgtacaaccctaccgtccacaagcatcccccccccccctccccatatggatttggagaattgttgccacgtcccagtggtggaggtatcctatatatgaaagagggcattcaattatactacaatgatcaattaggaggccgaagccctaaaggaagtggtgcaataggtgactgggtcgacaacatttaagtaagctgtaccttggggtctctcaTATATCAatgggggtctcaaaggacgcatatacgcttcaacctgtggctccagccatacaggaaatgactcagcaagtgctccatctcgttgcacctcacccagcggcttgcttgcaagattttggcctgaggttcttcccagacctacaccctagccatccaacatgcgaGAATCAGgactctctttaataatgacaaaaagttacgagagaactacacattaacttttttttatctcataagcggcgtggtgccggctccttttgaccccagacttctgggggaatagctgaatcaattcatcagtcaatcagaagtatgtaaatatcttcccgttggcgtaagagggcgaacaaggtgtctttcaacatctacgcttccaggcgattgcaacagtgccacacatgagcatattcgaacatgtttaatggtagtaattagctgtcaaaATTGGAGGTCTTATTCAATAATGAGCAGGTTTTGATTTGCTTGCCGATAGAAATATGTGACAAATGACacgttatttagcatctacacgttgagctgagtccaatgacacaaagcatgacactctagcaaatggtaacatgtattttacatggtacacctatggtctggggcatgatctcggtgtggcaagagggcgagttgatctcattggactcagcttaacgtgtagatgctaaataacatgtaatttgtcaaaaatccccatcgggaagcaaatctatagctggtcattattgataaaggcctccaaaatcgacagctaattactaccccgaaacatacacaaatatgatcatgtgtggcactgttgcaatcgcctcgaaacgtagatgtcaaaggacaccttgtttgccccgttacgccaccgggaagatattttcatacttctaatggattgattcatattttaaggttctcgcagtgagactttaagcggctgcagcagaagtgttgatacgaaagatgatatcaagacatttatagaatattcccattcacattatgattcttcttccaaccaaacatccttcacattcaccgagcgaagattatgaaagtcctgCCCTCGGTGGGatccccgagggcaggcccccccttcctgcactcggggtccgactgggccaagtttcggtgcggggctCCCAGTTAGGCCATAgaattcctgccctcggggtctgaccgggccaagtttcggtgcaggggtcccagttaggccatAGAATTcttgccctcggggtccgaccgggccaagtttcggtgtgggggtcccaggtaggccctagaataaggtattcaaatttcaggggggtaggaccttcttatctcaaaaactgttttgcccaccacattctgaaccattctTGCAAGCAACACTTCtgggggctttgtccaaatgacagtccatttgggaaaactttttttctctaagggctagaactccaaatctcggatacctcgttctcggggccccgggaaatgtgtgtaaacattttagcatctttagctatctcgaaaaggccagagaaggggcgtgacctccaacagtacagtaaatgtacataagacagaggttagtttctagtccccattttttgtgggatggagctgtacatttgtggcttaaaggtcccatgacatgctattttatgtattctttaatataggtattagtgggcatctaacacagtattcaaagacgttcccgaaattcagccgtggtgcagagttacagagttacactccgagccagtcgcacattgagcttcccccaaatgcgctgttttggtgtctgtagctataatgcaaatgaggaggagcgaggcgggtcaaggaggagggtgggggtgtggccctgagcagcttgcagccacggtaccatgcgctgtttacagtggatgtattgcaatggcgaggcgcacacagtctttagccgtgttctgtaaatattctagaacacacgagagtcctggagctctctaCCTAAACATTATcacatagcctacatagatatctatatcatataaaatatattatcacggccaaaagctgtgtgagccgatattatgaatctcaaacgaccgcgttgggttctccgacgttcctggttcttccacgtccacatcaatgttaacaagactgaaccgcgacaaggaggagaaagggatcgttgccgggcagcgcttaggcacctccgcctccggcggtgttccctcagcggggctcaagcgggcgacattcgccgccaacaatccctttctcctccatgtcgtggttcatgttcttgagggagtcaaatcCAAAGTTCCTTctccccaattcattctcaaccttggctgagataacccccactacgagtctcgttgtagaaataccagagacgagagtctgacgtgttatgcgccataacaccataagcagaacagttatccaaataacaaggaagtgtacaacacttgcgttacagtcctggagctctatatctaaataatatcatataatagcTACATagatctatatcatataatacatattatcacggccaaaagctgtgtgcgcctccatacgatattatgaatcacaaactacattgtcgggttctgcaacgtctctggttcttccactttcacatcaatctgaagtaggctgaaccgcgcgctgcctgctgccggctgcccgctgccggctgcccgctgccgggcaatGGTGCCttgcggcaaccggcggcatgtcgcagttcatgtacttcagcgagtcaaagccaaagttcctttcccccaattccttctcaaccatggattagataacccccactgtctcgttgtggaaatataagagacgtcaaagaaccaacaagaaacacttgcgttacagtgagtgtattcacacacacacatgtggcgctcgcacggtcgtgtctcatcgGCGgtccaacgtctctgggcgggccaggcagagtaaggggaggtgcttagatgctttatgacgacataaataaagacattccaaatcagcgcgctttaGCCTCCGTTTTTtgaaaggcgagcagaacagctagtgctcgttttacaccaaacgcaagttttagccactgggggaccataggcaggctaggggaactcatatttatgttagaaaacctcataaagtgagattttcatgtcatgggacctttaaggtgtgtagacacagctggcctgtggccacgtttttgaagactggggtcaaaaggagctTCCTTTCTCAAAAACagttttccaccacattctgaaccattaggtcttgcaggcaacacttctgaggggctttgtccaaatgacagtccatttgggaaaactttttttctctaagggctagaactccaaatctcggatatgtcgttctcggggccccgggaaatgtgtgtaaacattttagcatccctagctatctcgaaaaggccggaaaaggggcgtgacctccaacagtacagtaaatgtacataagacagaggttagtttctagtccccattttttgtgggatggaggtgtacatgtgtggcttaaggtgtgtagacacagctggcctgtggccacgtttttttgaagtctggggtcaaaaggtcaacaggaaccggcaccacgccgcttatgagataaaaaaaagttaatgcGTATTTCTcccataactttttgtcattattaaagagaggcctgattctcagatatgcatgttggatggctagggtataggtctgggatgaacttcaggccaaaatcttataagcgagccgctgggtgaggtgcaacgagatggagcacttgctgagtcaattcttgtagggctggagccacaggttgaagcgtatgcatcctttgagaccccctttgatatataagagaccccaaggtacagctttCTTAAAggttctcgactcagtcacctattgcatcacttcctttaggtcttcggcctcctaattgatcattgtagtataattgaatgccctctttcatatatatggtacctccaccactgggacgtggcaacaattctccaaatccatatggggagggggggggggatgcttgtggacggtaggggtgtacactagacataaataggaagcaaactcaatccttgcgagagtgaagagctggtccgtagttccacgtccggggcgaaaaccgcattgttcctcttcaatctgaggttcgacgatcggccgaaccctcctttccagcaccttggagtagactttaccagggaggctgagaagtgtgataccccggtaattggcacacactctccggtccccctttttgaacaggggaaccaccaacccggtttgccactcctttggcactgtacccgactcccacgcaatgttgaataggcgtgtcaaccatgacagcccctcaacacccagagcctttagcatttctggccggatctcatcaatccccggggctttgccactgtggagatgtttgactacctcagtgacctccaccagggaaattgacgacgaaacaccatcaacctcgagctctgcctccaacatagagggtgTGTTATTccgattcaggagttcctcaaagtgttccttcaaACGTcagacgacctcctcagttgaggtcagcagagtcccatccttactgtacacagcttggatggttccctgtttcccccttctgaggtgccggatagtcttccagaaacactgcATCAGGTACgtcatgaactagggcgtggctaggctccccgatgcggaagcatatctctccttgatgttgccctg
Coding sequences:
- the aftpha gene encoding aftiphilin a isoform X2, giving the protein MEPDVIRMYSSSPPPLEDGEEEDDFGDFDGFSSVPHSVSLTEFDTPTTFNQVQALNATSPPELLNNGRVAGHPSTAAPHTQEGDPAKANGVLSGGRHSSCPSERTVGETKKALSCGLLPVDCNGEGPEVLTNGFKMLDVQGIPSLQNSVNSCRTGASPEDTEAVPPESRDDEFADFAAFADVGASDSPTAHTAEVSHSPFGGCSLREGPSPVYSNIDQGITLEGDMEEAHRVGLDGSESVSSCELPDVPSSQQQGGLSDTKSKQPDCLPEHLNTFCTTTEMLALNGFCDDRAEETAGSGEDCTPQERTGKEETTERSVEEATGNGTETRTSLDQDPPELCGDPSTTGLGPSALPQEDSAAPNHHSPPPEDQDVGIRGFDGGDGFSDQDFAHFDQLDVQVEHGLPSTQSTADQQVPGDQEDEDFGDFNTQRFEPAGTEEEQEEGEEPLPLEDSNYNSNDDKDRGQFTEFPGSDSFGNFSSVAVDVAPQAGAGWSAFSEEAGPADEDSWAAFDGEQGSTPEVQEEWSTPEAPPPTSDHPNSRTEVHSQVALSGRVERLFQQSFPGNPVTEVEEKVPPLKCLLEPTEEPGGAPQGPGKGPRTTPPNGALRANVWRQLLDIHEAFGLRHQWGGSHSNKTLLCSLGIDTRNILFTGQKKQAIIVPMYAASLGMLEPTKEPVKPISAAEMITSIAQAPPLGTEKSPCPDTAQEALPPVQFDWSSSGLTNPLDASGGSSLLNLDFFGPVEDSGPSSSTSIPGVDPELYELTTAKLDSTGSGRRVVDAFARLMSTMEKTSTSTRKPKKEEHLSAEAAKVMASLPDLSFMQAKVLMFPTTLTPLGCSRATPD
- the aftpha gene encoding aftiphilin a isoform X3; this translates as MEPDVIRMYSSSPPPLEDGEEEDDFGDFDGFSSVPHSVSLTEFDTPTTFNQVQALNATSPPELLNNGRVAGHPSTAAPHTQEGDPAKANGVLSGGRHSSCPSERTVGETKKALSCGLLPVDCNGEGPEVLTNGFKMLDVQGIPSLQNSVNSCRTGASPEDTEAVPPESRDDEFADFAAFADVGASDSPTAHTAEVSHSPFGGCSLREGPSPVYSNIDQGITLEGDMEEAHRVGLDGSESVSSCELPDVPSSQQQGGLSDTKSKQPDCLPEHLNTFCTTTEMLALNGFCDDRAEETAGSGEDCTPQERTGKEETTERSVEEATGNGTETRTSLDQDPPELCGDPSTTGLGPSALPQEDSAAPNHHSPPPEDQDVGIRGFDGGDGFSDQDFAHFDQLDVQVEHGLPSTQSTADQQVPGDQEDEDFGDFNTQRFEPAGTEEEQEEGEEPLPLEDSNYNSNDDKDRGQFTEFPGSDSFGNFSSVAVDVAPQAGAGWSAFSEEAGPADEDSWAAFDGEQGSTPEVQEEWSTPEAPPPTSDHPNSRTEVHSVALSGRVERLFQQSFPGNPVTEVEEKVPPLKCLLEPTEEPGGAPQGPGKGPRTTPPNGALRANVWRQLLDIHEAFGLRHQWGGSHSNKTLLCSLGIDTRNILFTGQKKQAIIVPMYAASLGMLEPTKEPVKPISAAEMITSIAQAPPLGTEKSPCPDTAQQEALPPVQFDWSSSGLTNPLDASGGSSLLNLDFFGPVEDSGPSSSTSIPGVDPELYELTTAKLDSTGSGRRVVDAFARLMSTMEKTSTSTRKPKKEEHLSAEAAKVMASLPDLSFMQAKVLMFPTTLTPLGCSRATPD